One stretch of Eggerthella lenta DSM 2243 DNA includes these proteins:
- the clpB gene encoding ATP-dependent chaperone ClpB produces the protein MGNLNKLALTAQEALQQTIVIASENESSQAEPIHMLKALLESKENNLSAIIKRIGAEPFQLQANVDAEIQRMPKVSGNPGMMSGVPGPALMNLIDNAVKIAEKLGDSYATSEHLLIALSEEKGAAGKILTTAGVTRKSIEAAYEELRGDTRVTDQQNKVQFEALEQYGQNLTQKAREGKLDPVIGRAEEIRRTIQVLSRRTKNNPVLIGEPGTGKTAIVEGLAQRIVAGDVPSSLKDRDLVALDLGAMVAGAKYRGEFEDRLKAVLREVKQSEGRIILFIDELHTIVGAGSTGDSSMDAGNMLKPALARGELHAIGATTLDEYRKYIEKDAALERRFQPVLVTEPTVEDTIAILRGLKEKYEIHHGVRITDAAIVAAAELSNRYISDRFLPDKAIDLMDEAASRLRIEIDSMPEEVDAAERKLTQMQIEEQALMKESDQASQERLEALRREIATAQEDLDKRKAEWQNEKDAIEHVQNLKSDLEGAQLEEERATREGDLVKASEIRYARIPALQQQLHAAEEELNVKQQDGAILKEEVSDDEIAEVVSTWTGIPVQKMMQGEMAKLVDLEDKLHERVVGQDEAVSSVAGAIRRNRAGLSDPNRPIGSFLFLGPTGVGKTELAKALAEYLFDSEKAMVRIDMSEYMEKFSVQRLIGAPPGYVGYDEGGQLTEAVRRKPYSVILLDEIEKAHPDVFNILLQVLDDGRLTDGQGRVVSFKNAIIIMTSNVGSQFIREFAEHGDEKAMKQAIDGALRATFRPEFINRIDDVVVFNALNMTNIEPIVDLQLEEVRDRLADRRITLDVTPAAMEHLSIDGYDPIFGARPLKRLIQKEIVDRIAQKVVEGKLRDRSHVLISIDQDGNYECTVEEPLELDAMPLDDLLTEGDK, from the coding sequence ATGGGTAACCTGAACAAGCTAGCCCTGACCGCTCAGGAAGCGCTGCAACAGACGATTGTCATCGCTTCCGAGAACGAGTCATCGCAGGCAGAGCCCATTCACATGTTGAAGGCTCTGCTGGAATCGAAAGAGAACAACCTGTCCGCTATCATCAAGCGCATCGGTGCCGAGCCGTTCCAGCTGCAGGCCAACGTGGATGCCGAGATCCAGCGCATGCCGAAGGTCAGCGGGAACCCCGGCATGATGAGCGGCGTGCCTGGCCCGGCCCTGATGAACCTCATCGACAACGCCGTCAAGATCGCCGAGAAGCTGGGCGACAGCTACGCCACCAGCGAGCATCTGCTGATCGCGCTGTCCGAGGAGAAGGGCGCCGCGGGCAAGATCCTCACTACGGCCGGCGTCACGCGCAAGAGCATCGAGGCTGCCTACGAGGAGCTGCGCGGCGACACGCGCGTCACCGACCAGCAGAACAAAGTGCAGTTCGAGGCGCTGGAGCAGTACGGCCAGAACCTCACGCAGAAGGCGCGCGAAGGCAAGCTCGACCCGGTCATCGGCCGCGCCGAGGAGATCCGCCGCACCATCCAGGTGCTGTCGCGCCGCACGAAGAACAACCCCGTGCTCATCGGCGAGCCGGGCACCGGCAAGACGGCCATCGTCGAGGGCCTGGCTCAGCGCATCGTGGCCGGCGACGTGCCCTCTTCGCTGAAGGACCGCGACCTCGTGGCGCTCGACCTGGGCGCGATGGTGGCCGGCGCGAAGTATCGCGGCGAGTTCGAGGACCGCTTGAAGGCCGTGCTGCGCGAGGTGAAGCAGAGCGAAGGACGCATCATCCTGTTCATCGACGAGCTGCACACCATCGTGGGCGCCGGCTCCACGGGCGACAGCTCCATGGACGCGGGCAACATGCTGAAGCCCGCGCTGGCCCGCGGCGAGCTGCATGCCATCGGCGCCACCACGCTGGACGAGTACCGCAAGTACATCGAGAAGGACGCCGCGCTCGAGCGCCGCTTCCAGCCCGTGCTGGTCACCGAGCCCACGGTGGAGGACACCATCGCCATCCTGCGCGGTTTGAAGGAGAAGTACGAGATCCACCACGGCGTGCGCATCACCGACGCCGCCATCGTGGCGGCGGCCGAGCTGTCGAACCGCTACATCTCCGACCGCTTCCTTCCCGACAAGGCCATCGACCTCATGGACGAGGCCGCCAGCCGCCTGCGCATCGAGATCGACTCGATGCCCGAGGAGGTGGACGCCGCCGAGCGCAAGCTCACCCAGATGCAGATCGAGGAGCAGGCGCTCATGAAGGAGAGCGACCAGGCCTCGCAAGAGCGCCTGGAAGCGCTGCGCCGCGAGATCGCCACGGCTCAGGAGGACCTCGACAAGCGCAAGGCCGAGTGGCAGAACGAGAAGGACGCCATCGAGCACGTGCAGAACCTCAAGAGCGACCTCGAGGGCGCGCAGCTTGAAGAGGAGCGCGCCACCCGCGAGGGCGACCTGGTGAAGGCCTCCGAGATCCGCTACGCGCGCATTCCCGCGCTGCAGCAGCAGCTGCATGCGGCCGAGGAAGAGCTGAACGTGAAGCAGCAGGACGGCGCCATCCTCAAGGAGGAGGTGTCGGACGACGAGATCGCCGAGGTCGTTTCCACGTGGACGGGCATTCCCGTGCAGAAGATGATGCAGGGCGAGATGGCCAAGCTGGTCGACCTGGAGGACAAGCTGCACGAGCGCGTGGTGGGCCAGGACGAGGCCGTGTCCTCGGTGGCCGGCGCCATCCGCCGCAACCGCGCCGGGTTGTCCGACCCGAACCGTCCCATCGGCTCGTTTTTGTTCCTGGGACCCACGGGCGTGGGCAAGACCGAGCTGGCGAAGGCGCTGGCCGAGTACCTGTTCGACAGCGAGAAGGCCATGGTGCGCATCGACATGTCCGAGTACATGGAGAAGTTCTCGGTGCAGCGCCTGATCGGCGCGCCTCCGGGGTACGTGGGTTATGACGAGGGCGGCCAGCTGACCGAGGCCGTGCGCCGCAAGCCTTATTCGGTGATCCTGCTCGACGAGATCGAGAAGGCGCACCCGGACGTGTTCAACATCCTGTTGCAGGTGCTGGACGACGGCCGCCTGACCGACGGCCAGGGCCGCGTGGTGTCGTTCAAGAACGCCATCATCATCATGACGTCGAACGTGGGATCGCAGTTCATCCGCGAGTTCGCCGAGCACGGCGACGAGAAGGCTATGAAGCAGGCCATCGACGGCGCCCTGCGCGCGACGTTCCGCCCCGAGTTCATCAACCGCATCGATGACGTGGTGGTGTTCAACGCGCTGAACATGACGAACATCGAGCCTATCGTCGATTTGCAGCTGGAAGAAGTGCGCGACCGTCTGGCCGACCGCCGCATCACGCTCGACGTGACGCCGGCGGCGATGGAGCACCTGTCCATCGACGGCTACGATCCCATCTTCGGAGCGCGTCCGTTGAAGCGCCTCATCCAAAAGGAGATCGTCGACCGCATCGCCCAGAAGGTGGTGGAAGGCAAGCTGCGCGATCGCAGCC
- a CDS encoding heat shock protein transcriptional repressor HspR → MSDRTDRNRPLYMISVAAQLAGVHPQTLRAYEQKGLVSPQRTSGNTRMYSPADIERLELINELTSEGINLAGVIRILDLQGRLEERDTELDDLHKRVRRLADRVHELETRESVNALVRVSDLPTALRQLP, encoded by the coding sequence ATGAGCGACCGAACCGACCGCAACCGCCCGCTGTACATGATCAGCGTGGCCGCGCAGCTGGCGGGCGTTCACCCGCAAACGCTGCGAGCATATGAACAGAAGGGGCTCGTATCGCCCCAGCGCACGAGCGGCAACACCCGCATGTACTCGCCGGCCGACATCGAGCGGCTCGAGCTGATCAACGAGCTGACGAGCGAGGGCATCAACCTGGCGGGCGTCATCCGCATTCTCGACCTCCAGGGCCGCCTGGAGGAGCGCGACACCGAGCTGGACGACCTGCACAAGCGCGTGCGCCGTCTGGCCGATCGCGTGCACGAGCTTGAAACGCGCGAAAGCGTGAACGCCCTCGTGCGCGTATCCGACTTACCGACTGCTTTGCGGCAGCTGCCCTAA